The proteins below are encoded in one region of Haloimpatiens massiliensis:
- a CDS encoding HD domain-containing protein: MKNVDFGKIPTEKEAMALLEEANKLNPGPWFEHSINVGKAAKAIAKSCEDLDEEVALVCGLLHDIGRRYGVTSMRHSIDGYKFLKEKGYELPSRICITHSFPYQDTRAVFGKWDCSNEEYEFVKNYVENKEFHDYDKLIQFCDALALPDGCCLMEKRLIDVALRHGLNNYIIPKWKAIFSIKDHFENLMGKSVYSVLPGVVENTFKF; the protein is encoded by the coding sequence ATGAAAAATGTAGATTTTGGCAAAATACCTACGGAAAAAGAAGCTATGGCACTTTTAGAGGAGGCCAATAAATTAAATCCAGGACCTTGGTTTGAACATTCTATTAATGTGGGCAAAGCTGCTAAGGCAATAGCTAAAAGCTGTGAAGATTTAGATGAAGAAGTTGCTTTAGTATGTGGGCTGCTTCATGATATAGGCAGGAGATATGGGGTAACTAGTATGAGGCATAGCATAGATGGATATAAATTCTTAAAGGAAAAAGGATATGAGCTTCCCTCTAGAATATGCATTACTCACTCCTTTCCATATCAAGATACGAGGGCTGTATTTGGCAAATGGGATTGCTCTAATGAAGAATATGAATTTGTAAAGAATTATGTGGAGAACAAAGAGTTTCACGATTATGATAAGCTAATTCAATTCTGCGATGCCTTAGCATTGCCAGATGGATGTTGTCTTATGGAAAAAAGGCTTATAGATGTAGCACTTCGTCATGGCTTAAATAATTATATAATTCCAAAGTGGAAGGCTATTTTTAGCATAAAGGATCACTTTGAAAATCTCATGGGTAAATCCGTATATTCCGTATTACCTGGAGTTGTGGAGAATACATTTAAATTTTAG
- a CDS encoding CPBP family intramembrane glutamic endopeptidase, with translation MDKKYKYILISSVIACFFMYYVEQVMKVDYLTKTIAKIVVFTIIPYIYMRLYKKSNIITSLRCKETNKNNIKIGIILGSISFIIILVTYFILKDVINLQSISQELQNKSKVTPVNFLFVAAYITFGNSFLEEFFFRGFIFLNLYEMNLKKTAYLFSSLLFALYHIAIFRTWFDIKLILLALFGLITIGFIFDYIDTKSKNFFNSWIVHILADAAIMLIGMRMFGII, from the coding sequence ATGGATAAAAAATATAAATACATACTCATAAGTTCCGTAATAGCCTGTTTTTTCATGTACTATGTAGAGCAGGTAATGAAGGTAGATTATTTAACCAAGACAATTGCAAAAATAGTAGTGTTTACTATTATACCATATATTTACATGAGACTATATAAAAAATCAAATATAATCACTTCTTTAAGATGTAAAGAGACAAATAAAAACAATATTAAAATTGGTATTATATTAGGGAGTATAAGCTTTATAATAATTTTAGTTACCTATTTTATATTAAAAGATGTGATTAATCTGCAGAGCATTTCTCAGGAATTACAAAACAAATCTAAGGTAACGCCGGTTAATTTTTTATTTGTGGCGGCCTACATAACCTTTGGAAATTCATTTTTGGAAGAATTCTTTTTTAGAGGATTTATATTCTTAAATTTATATGAAATGAATCTTAAAAAAACTGCATATTTGTTTTCGTCATTGCTTTTTGCTCTGTACCATATAGCTATTTTTAGAACATGGTTTGATATAAAATTAATACTATTAGCATTATTTGGATTAATTACAATAGGATTTATATTTGATTATATAGATACAAAATCTAAAAATTTTTTCAACTCATGGATAGTTCATATTTTAGCAGATGCAGCTATAATGTTAATTGGAATGAGGATGTTTGGTATAATATAA
- a CDS encoding glycine betaine uptake BCCT transporter has protein sequence MNKSKAKDNKVFYISLVITFAIVLLGITIPNKFNDAANSIYSFLTENFGWTYLMSMLFFVIFAVGLAFSKYGKIKLGPDDSKPDFSTASWFAMLFGAGMGIGLVFWGVAEPLSHFVAPPGIKPGTAEAADFAMKVSFKHWGFHPWANYSIIGLALAYFQFRKNKPGLISSIFIPLLGEERVNGPIGKLIDILAVFATVAGVATSLGLGTLQINSGLKYIFNIPETKLVQLAIISVVTAIFIWTAVSGIEKGIKLLSDINLWAAALLIILSFFIGPTLKMINSLTNGMGSYIGTFIQDSLGINAFGDNSWLNGWTIFYWAWWIAWAPFVGTFIARISKGRTIKEFVMGVIVAPSIASFVWFSIFGSLGMDLGITGKVKLEALKAIAAKPETALFAVMKNYPMGVIVSLVAVFLLCTFFITSANSATFVLGMFTSEGDLNPSNSKKILWGLVQALLATALLFAGGLKALQTASVAAAFPFIFVMIFACISLVKALREEKI, from the coding sequence ATGAATAAGTCAAAGGCTAAAGATAATAAAGTTTTTTATATTTCCTTAGTTATAACATTTGCAATTGTTTTATTGGGTATTACAATTCCAAACAAGTTCAATGATGCAGCCAACTCAATATATTCATTTTTGACTGAAAATTTTGGATGGACATATTTAATGTCAATGTTATTTTTCGTAATATTTGCCGTAGGTTTAGCCTTTAGTAAATATGGAAAAATAAAGTTGGGACCAGATGATTCAAAACCTGATTTTAGCACAGCCTCATGGTTTGCTATGTTATTTGGAGCAGGCATGGGCATAGGATTAGTTTTCTGGGGAGTTGCAGAACCATTATCACATTTTGTAGCACCTCCAGGAATAAAACCTGGCACAGCAGAAGCTGCTGATTTTGCCATGAAGGTTTCATTTAAGCATTGGGGATTTCACCCATGGGCAAACTATAGCATAATAGGTCTTGCTTTGGCGTATTTTCAATTTAGAAAAAATAAACCAGGTCTAATAAGTAGTATATTTATACCTTTATTAGGAGAAGAAAGAGTTAATGGACCTATAGGAAAATTAATAGATATATTAGCTGTTTTTGCTACAGTAGCAGGAGTTGCAACTTCTTTAGGATTAGGTACACTTCAGATAAACAGCGGACTAAAATATATCTTTAATATACCAGAAACAAAGCTAGTTCAGTTAGCTATAATAAGTGTGGTAACAGCTATATTTATATGGACTGCAGTGAGTGGTATAGAAAAGGGTATAAAATTATTATCAGATATTAACCTATGGGCAGCTGCATTATTAATTATATTATCTTTCTTTATTGGACCTACATTAAAAATGATAAATTCCCTTACTAATGGTATGGGTTCATATATAGGAACTTTTATACAGGATAGTTTAGGTATAAATGCTTTTGGTGACAACTCATGGTTAAATGGTTGGACAATATTTTATTGGGCATGGTGGATAGCATGGGCACCATTTGTGGGTACTTTCATAGCTAGAATATCCAAAGGTAGAACCATAAAAGAATTTGTAATGGGAGTAATAGTAGCCCCATCTATAGCATCTTTTGTATGGTTTTCCATATTTGGAAGCTTAGGAATGGATCTTGGAATTACAGGTAAAGTAAAATTAGAAGCATTAAAGGCTATTGCAGCAAAACCAGAAACAGCTTTATTTGCAGTAATGAAAAACTATCCAATGGGAGTAATAGTTTCACTAGTAGCAGTATTCCTACTATGTACTTTCTTTATAACATCAGCAAATTCAGCTACTTTTGTATTAGGAATGTTTACTTCAGAAGGAGATTTAAATCCAAGTAATAGCAAAAAAATATTATGGGGACTTGTGCAAGCACTACTTGCTACGGCTCTTTTATTTGCAGGAGGGTTAAAAGCTCTTCAAACAGCTTCTGTAGCAGCAGCTTTCCCATTTATATTTGTAATGATATTTGCATGTATATCACTTGTGAAGGCATTAAGAGAAGAAAAAATTTAA
- a CDS encoding glycine/sarcosine/betaine reductase component B subunit, producing MKLEIGNFYVKDVVFGEKTSYNDGILTINKKEALDFVMQDEHITEAELYIVKPGDKVRLVPVKEAIEPRVRPDGRALFPGYTGELAQAGDGKTHALKGTSVIVVGKHWGGFQDGLIDMSGEGAKYTYFSQLKNIVLVADTDEEFEKREQQKKNKALRMAGHKLAEFVAQCVKDLNPEELETYELEPVIKRSEEVQKLPSMVYVMQPQSQMEELGYNDLLYGWDTNRMVPTFMHPNEVLDGAIISGSFMPCSSKWATYDFQNCPTIKKLYEEHGKSINFLGVIMSNLNVALEQKERSALFVAQMAKSLGADGAIVAEEGYGNPDADFIACIVALEDAGVKTVGITNECTGRDGNSQPLVTLDEKANAIVSCGNVSELIELPPMETVLGELEALGRDGLSGGWSGDEILGPSVRPDGSIIMENNAMFCGDQVIGWSPKTMKEY from the coding sequence ATGAAATTAGAAATAGGCAACTTTTATGTGAAAGATGTTGTCTTTGGTGAAAAGACATCATATAATGACGGAATTTTAACAATCAACAAAAAAGAGGCTTTGGATTTTGTAATGCAGGATGAGCACATAACAGAAGCTGAGCTTTATATTGTAAAGCCAGGGGATAAGGTAAGATTAGTTCCTGTTAAAGAGGCTATAGAGCCTAGAGTGAGACCAGATGGAAGAGCTCTATTTCCTGGATACACTGGAGAATTAGCTCAAGCAGGAGATGGAAAAACACATGCACTAAAAGGAACTTCAGTTATAGTTGTGGGTAAACACTGGGGTGGATTCCAAGATGGATTAATAGATATGAGTGGAGAAGGAGCTAAATACACATACTTCTCTCAGTTAAAAAATATAGTTCTTGTAGCAGATACAGATGAAGAATTTGAAAAAAGAGAACAACAAAAGAAAAATAAAGCATTAAGAATGGCAGGACATAAGCTTGCAGAATTTGTTGCTCAATGTGTAAAGGATTTAAATCCTGAAGAATTAGAGACATACGAGTTAGAACCAGTGATTAAGAGAAGTGAAGAAGTACAAAAATTACCTTCAATGGTGTATGTAATGCAGCCACAATCTCAAATGGAAGAGTTAGGATATAACGATTTACTATATGGTTGGGATACAAATAGAATGGTGCCTACATTTATGCATCCAAATGAAGTTTTAGATGGAGCTATTATTTCTGGTAGTTTTATGCCATGTTCATCTAAGTGGGCAACATATGATTTTCAAAACTGTCCTACTATAAAGAAACTATATGAAGAGCATGGAAAATCTATAAACTTCTTAGGAGTTATAATGTCAAACTTAAATGTTGCTCTAGAGCAAAAAGAAAGATCAGCTCTATTTGTAGCACAAATGGCTAAATCACTTGGAGCAGATGGTGCAATAGTAGCAGAAGAAGGATATGGAAACCCAGATGCTGACTTTATAGCTTGTATAGTGGCATTGGAAGATGCAGGAGTTAAAACTGTAGGAATAACAAATGAGTGTACAGGAAGAGATGGAAATTCTCAACCACTTGTTACATTAGATGAAAAAGCAAATGCTATAGTTTCTTGTGGTAACGTTTCAGAACTTATAGAATTACCTCCAATGGAAACAGTATTAGGTGAGTTAGAGGCATTAGGAAGAGATGGATTATCTGGAGGATGGTCAGGAGATGAAATATTAGGACCTTCTGTAAGACCAGATGGATCAATAATTATGGAAAATAACGCAATGTTCTGTGGAGACCAAGTAATAGGATGGTCACCTAAGACTATGAAAGAATACTAG
- a CDS encoding MFS transporter — protein sequence MFKKILHNKNFLLLTTGSFISSIGDYLYNIGITIYLYNATKSIGSIALMWLSRGALRIPVQYLSGIIADKCNKKRVIVLTNLISAPIALLFIFVSSKKLWLVYLLAFLLQSLNDMDMCSENAILPKLVSKDHLSYCNSIFSFLESISIFLSPAIGGLIYKFIGTDFLFIINSLTFLISGVTFLFIRYNHENEKIYSEKSGIFKSGLEGYKILCNYSIVKGMFLISCLYGIMGRFYEIFKVAVSDTLLNMNAEGIIYFDYALAIGGLLTPLFIKLFHKHKDFNIYISTSLCISFAYIVFGFSKNYILTLLILVILGLTWSIQGVYSKTIIQKNIPTEYLGRVFSFYKILLTFFAIIGILISTPMYNNIGIGMSFLVLCSLSILLCVFFTFNSKVHSNK from the coding sequence ATGTTTAAAAAGATATTGCATAATAAAAACTTTCTACTCTTAACTACAGGCTCCTTTATCTCGTCTATAGGAGATTATTTGTACAACATTGGAATAACAATTTATCTTTATAACGCCACAAAATCTATAGGTTCTATAGCACTTATGTGGCTTTCTAGAGGGGCTTTAAGAATTCCAGTACAATATCTATCCGGTATAATTGCAGATAAATGCAATAAGAAGAGAGTCATAGTACTTACTAACTTAATTAGCGCACCCATTGCTTTACTTTTTATATTTGTTAGCAGCAAAAAACTATGGCTTGTTTATCTCTTAGCTTTTCTTTTACAGTCACTTAATGATATGGATATGTGCTCTGAAAATGCTATTCTTCCAAAGCTTGTTTCAAAAGATCATTTATCTTACTGCAATTCAATATTTTCATTTTTAGAATCTATAAGTATATTTTTATCGCCTGCTATAGGAGGACTTATTTACAAATTTATAGGAACGGACTTTTTGTTTATAATAAATTCCTTAACCTTTTTAATATCTGGCGTAACTTTTTTATTTATAAGATATAATCATGAAAATGAAAAAATTTACTCTGAAAAATCAGGTATTTTCAAAAGTGGCCTAGAAGGTTATAAAATTTTATGTAATTATTCCATAGTTAAAGGTATGTTCTTAATTTCCTGCCTTTATGGAATAATGGGTAGATTTTACGAAATATTCAAAGTAGCTGTGTCCGACACACTTTTAAATATGAATGCTGAAGGAATCATATATTTCGACTATGCACTGGCCATTGGTGGACTTTTAACGCCACTTTTTATAAAACTATTTCATAAACATAAAGATTTCAATATTTATATAAGCACTTCTTTATGTATAAGTTTTGCATATATTGTATTTGGTTTTTCTAAAAACTATATACTTACTTTACTTATCCTAGTGATATTAGGACTAACTTGGAGTATACAAGGTGTCTATTCTAAAACTATAATACAAAAAAATATCCCAACAGAATACTTAGGCAGAGTGTTTTCTTTCTATAAAATACTACTAACGTTCTTTGCCATAATAGGTATCTTAATATCCACCCCAATGTATAATAATATTGGCATAGGTATGTCGTTTTTAGTGCTCTGCAGTCTTTCAATTTTACTGTGTGTATTTTTTACTTTTAACTCTAAAGTACATTCAAATAAATAA
- a CDS encoding M42 family metallopeptidase gives MLLEKLCNAVGPSGYEGEVRNIIKEEIKNYVDDVKVDNMGNIIAHKKGNGPKVVVDAHMDEVGFIITGYNDDGTLRFGALGGINPKIIPSKVVLIGDKKLPGVIGLKPIHLQDKDERKKPVPYDKCCIDIGSNSKEETKKVVKLGEYAIFDTKFSKFGEGLVKGRAFDDRMGCAVLIEILKENYNCDLYGVFNVQEEVGDRGAYVSAYNIQPDIGIALEGTICADMPGVPKYLMATEIGKGPAISIMDRTSIFNNEITDAIIKVAEEKGINHQRRRAIAGGNDAGAIHTVGDGAKVATVSVPCRYIHSSVSVASLDDYENTVKLMEEYLKTL, from the coding sequence ATGCTTCTAGAAAAATTGTGTAATGCAGTAGGCCCTTCAGGTTATGAAGGAGAAGTTAGAAATATTATTAAAGAAGAAATAAAAAATTATGTAGATGATGTAAAAGTTGATAATATGGGAAACATAATTGCACATAAAAAGGGCAATGGACCTAAAGTTGTAGTAGATGCTCACATGGACGAAGTGGGCTTTATAATAACTGGATATAATGATGATGGAACTTTAAGATTTGGAGCTCTTGGTGGTATAAATCCTAAGATAATACCTTCAAAAGTGGTACTTATAGGAGATAAAAAGCTTCCAGGAGTTATAGGACTTAAGCCAATACATCTTCAAGATAAGGATGAAAGAAAAAAGCCAGTGCCTTATGACAAGTGCTGCATAGATATAGGTTCAAATTCCAAGGAAGAAACTAAAAAAGTAGTAAAGCTAGGAGAGTATGCTATATTTGATACTAAGTTTTCAAAGTTTGGTGAAGGACTTGTAAAAGGAAGAGCCTTTGACGATAGAATGGGCTGTGCAGTGCTTATAGAAATATTAAAGGAAAATTACAATTGTGACCTTTATGGAGTATTTAATGTTCAAGAAGAGGTTGGAGATAGAGGAGCATATGTGTCAGCTTACAATATTCAGCCGGATATAGGTATAGCATTAGAGGGAACTATTTGTGCGGATATGCCAGGAGTTCCAAAGTATTTAATGGCTACAGAAATAGGAAAAGGTCCTGCTATTTCAATAATGGATAGGACTAGTATATTCAATAATGAAATAACTGATGCCATTATAAAAGTTGCTGAGGAAAAGGGCATAAACCATCAAAGAAGAAGAGCTATAGCTGGAGGTAATGATGCAGGTGCTATCCATACTGTAGGAGACGGAGCAAAGGTTGCTACAGTGTCAGTGCCTTGTAGATATATTCACTCTTCTGTATCCGTAGCAAGCTTAGATGATTACGAAAATACAGTAAAGTTAATGGAGGAATATCTAAAAACTTTATAA
- a CDS encoding aminopeptidase — MEKLLNKLIGAFGVAAQEKEVKEIIKEELKDVNCEMKEDKLGNLIVKMGQGSEKVMICTHMDAAGFMTTFVEDDGFVRVGTVGNTDYKNSLGRMITFQSGAKGRLCASKEKPEERDLYVDVFTSSREETLKGVKEGEVACFTGHLTEINGKVTGPNLHRTGCYALLEAIKAVKNLNKEYYFVFSTQKELEGRGARAAAYAIEPDYCVVLDCIKADDVKGEDGRIKLSHGPVVSIMDASLIIDAGVKTLLDESAEKASVKVQYGITRENTDGGKIHKEVGGIRTGVVSIPLRYKYSSSEVMDVKDIEDTIKVISGILN, encoded by the coding sequence ATGGAAAAACTTTTAAATAAATTAATAGGTGCTTTTGGTGTTGCAGCACAGGAAAAGGAAGTAAAAGAAATAATAAAAGAAGAACTTAAAGATGTAAATTGTGAAATGAAAGAAGATAAGCTAGGTAACTTAATTGTAAAAATGGGACAAGGTTCAGAAAAAGTCATGATATGTACACATATGGACGCAGCTGGATTTATGACTACTTTTGTAGAAGATGATGGGTTTGTAAGAGTAGGTACTGTTGGAAATACAGATTATAAAAATTCACTAGGAAGAATGATTACATTCCAAAGTGGAGCAAAGGGAAGATTATGTGCTTCTAAGGAAAAACCTGAAGAAAGAGATCTATATGTAGATGTATTTACAAGTAGTAGAGAAGAAACACTAAAAGGGGTAAAAGAAGGAGAGGTAGCCTGCTTTACAGGTCATTTAACAGAAATAAATGGAAAAGTTACTGGACCAAATCTTCATAGAACAGGATGCTATGCACTTCTTGAGGCTATAAAAGCAGTGAAAAATTTAAATAAGGAATACTATTTTGTATTTTCTACACAAAAGGAATTAGAGGGAAGAGGAGCAAGAGCTGCAGCTTATGCTATAGAGCCAGATTATTGTGTAGTTTTAGATTGTATAAAGGCTGATGATGTTAAAGGCGAAGATGGAAGAATTAAGCTTTCACATGGACCGGTAGTAAGCATAATGGATGCTAGCTTAATAATAGACGCTGGAGTTAAAACTTTACTAGATGAATCAGCAGAAAAAGCTTCTGTGAAAGTTCAATATGGAATTACTAGAGAAAATACTGACGGAGGAAAGATACACAAAGAAGTTGGCGGCATAAGAACAGGAGTTGTATCAATACCTTTAAGATACAAGTATTCTTCATCAGAAGTTATGGATGTTAAGGATATTGAAGATACTATAAAAGTAATAAGTGGAATACTAAACTAA
- a CDS encoding M42 family metallopeptidase, with amino-acid sequence MREIDLLRNLCTSHGPSGRENWIHGEIKEAFKEYGEIKEGNLNNLYVHKKGKGNKSIMLMGHADEVFLNITEICERGFLKFKPLGIDAKTLVSQEVVIHGEETIEGVIGIKPPHLMNEEERVNAVEADKLLIDTGYSTEELKKIVKIGDFVTLKRDFYELLNNNVSCKAIDDRAAIVAMYTCAKELSNVEHDLDVYFVCSCQEEVGHRGAKMSSYDIHPDMAIAIDVTFDNGPMGIKDKEGTIGDGPCICIGPNIHPKFRQRIMDTADKYKIPYSVEIEPGCTGTDAWDIQVTRGGIPTLLISIPEKYMHTSVEVANMEDIKNTGKLIAKFIEEIKEEEVEGLLCF; translated from the coding sequence ATGAGGGAAATAGATTTACTAAGGAATCTTTGTACTTCTCATGGACCAAGTGGAAGAGAAAATTGGATTCATGGAGAAATAAAAGAGGCTTTCAAAGAATATGGGGAGATAAAAGAAGGCAATTTAAATAACCTTTACGTACATAAAAAAGGCAAAGGCAATAAAAGTATTATGCTTATGGGACATGCGGATGAAGTATTTTTAAATATAACAGAGATATGTGAAAGAGGATTTTTGAAATTTAAACCATTAGGAATAGATGCAAAGACTTTAGTTTCACAAGAAGTTGTAATTCATGGGGAGGAAACTATAGAGGGGGTTATAGGCATAAAGCCGCCTCACCTTATGAATGAAGAAGAGAGAGTAAATGCAGTGGAGGCAGATAAGCTTCTTATTGATACAGGATATTCTACTGAAGAATTAAAGAAAATTGTTAAAATAGGTGATTTTGTAACTTTAAAAAGAGATTTTTATGAACTTTTAAATAATAATGTAAGCTGCAAGGCTATAGATGATAGAGCTGCTATCGTAGCTATGTACACTTGTGCTAAGGAGCTTTCCAATGTAGAGCATGATTTAGATGTTTACTTTGTATGCTCCTGCCAAGAAGAGGTAGGTCATAGAGGAGCTAAAATGTCCAGCTATGATATACACCCAGACATGGCTATAGCAATTGATGTAACTTTTGATAATGGACCTATGGGAATTAAAGACAAAGAAGGAACCATAGGGGATGGACCTTGTATATGTATAGGACCTAATATTCATCCTAAGTTTAGACAAAGGATCATGGATACAGCTGATAAATATAAAATACCATATAGTGTAGAAATAGAGCCAGGTTGCACAGGTACAGATGCTTGGGATATACAAGTAACTAGAGGTGGAATACCTACACTTTTAATATCTATTCCAGAAAAGTACATGCATACTTCAGTGGAAGTAGCTAATATGGAAGACATTAAAAATACAGGAAAGCTAATAGCTAAGTTTATAGAGGAAATAAAAGAGGAAGAAGTGGAGGGATTGCTATGCTTCTAG
- the grdH gene encoding betaine reductase selenoprotein B: MKKAILYVNQFFGQIGGEDKADFEPEVREGLVGPAMQLNAELEAEVTHTVICGDNFMGSHQEEAVERIIKELEGLEFDIFFAGPAFQAGRYGAACGHICKAVKEKFNVPVITSMHIENPGVEMFRKEMYVFKGGHSAAKMRADIKAMAKFGNKILKGEELLSAEEEGYYERGIRHQVWLSDAKPASERVVEMLIKKLNGEEFNTELPIPKADRVPIAPAIKDLSKATIALVNTGGIVPVDNPDRIQSASATRWGRYNIAGVDDLKGGVFKTIHAGFDPAAADADPDVITPIDALRAYEKEGKIGKLHDYFYSTVGTGTTQAEAARMAKEIVEYLREANVDGVIMVSTUGTCTRCGATMVKEIERAGFPVVQMANLIPVAKTVGSNKIVPTISIPYPLGDPATTKEEQWKLRYHRVGVALDALATDVEEQTIFKVKF, translated from the coding sequence GTGAAAAAGGCTATATTGTATGTAAACCAATTCTTTGGACAGATTGGTGGAGAAGATAAAGCAGATTTTGAACCAGAAGTAAGAGAAGGATTAGTAGGACCTGCTATGCAGCTTAATGCTGAGCTAGAAGCAGAGGTTACTCATACAGTTATATGCGGAGATAACTTTATGGGTTCCCATCAGGAGGAAGCAGTAGAGAGAATAATAAAAGAATTAGAAGGATTAGAATTTGACATATTCTTTGCAGGACCAGCATTCCAAGCAGGAAGATATGGAGCAGCTTGTGGTCATATATGTAAGGCTGTAAAGGAAAAATTTAATGTACCCGTTATAACTTCAATGCATATAGAAAATCCTGGAGTAGAAATGTTCAGAAAAGAAATGTACGTGTTCAAAGGTGGACATAGTGCAGCTAAAATGAGAGCAGATATAAAAGCTATGGCTAAGTTTGGAAACAAAATATTAAAAGGTGAAGAATTATTAAGTGCTGAAGAAGAAGGATATTATGAAAGAGGTATAAGACATCAAGTTTGGCTTTCTGATGCAAAACCAGCATCAGAGAGAGTTGTTGAGATGCTTATTAAGAAATTAAATGGGGAAGAGTTTAATACAGAACTTCCAATTCCAAAGGCAGATAGAGTCCCTATAGCACCAGCTATAAAGGATTTAAGTAAAGCAACTATTGCTCTAGTAAACACAGGTGGTATAGTACCTGTAGATAATCCAGATAGAATTCAATCAGCATCAGCTACTAGATGGGGTAGATACAACATTGCTGGAGTAGATGATTTAAAGGGTGGAGTTTTCAAGACAATACATGCTGGTTTTGACCCTGCAGCAGCAGATGCAGATCCAGATGTAATTACTCCAATAGATGCCTTAAGAGCATATGAAAAGGAAGGAAAAATAGGAAAGCTTCATGACTATTTCTATTCAACAGTAGGAACAGGTACTACACAGGCTGAAGCGGCTAGAATGGCTAAAGAAATAGTAGAATACTTAAGGGAAGCTAATGTAGATGGAGTTATAATGGTTTCTACATGAGGAACTTGTACTCGTTGCGGTGCAACGATGGTTAAAGAAATAGAAAGAGCAGGATTCCCTGTAGTTCAAATGGCTAACTTAATACCAGTTGCAAAAACTGTTGGATCAAACAAAATAGTTCCAACTATATCAATACCATATCCATTGGGAGATCCAGCAACTACTAAGGAAGAGCAATGGAAATTACGTTATCACAGAGTAGGAGTAGCATTAGATGCACTTGCTACAGATGTAGAGGAACAAACAATTTTTAAAGTTAAATTTTAG
- a CDS encoding mechanosensitive ion channel family protein — translation MESILSINAFIQKIQGLSKYFSYDTLKIIGIAFIIFLFFMVLRKIFSKHLLNLMLKIFSKKKAELNSKIFTAFQKPLSMFFLILGIYSSVYYLRANLLGSRYAVSPFMQKLFSSSIIIIVAWGLYNLTLGSSILFDKMGEKFDLNLDKILFPFMAKIVRFLIVAFATIMVIEKWGYDIQGFIAGLGLGGLAFALAAKDAAANIFGGIVILMDKPFNIGDWIYTPSVEGIVEDISFRSTRVRTFEQGLVVVPNSTLANQPITNWNRRVKRRVNFNVGITYDTPVEKIKKSVDEIRKMLKDSTWVNRESVIVNFDKFAPSSLDIFLNFYINTPELSRYLEIKEDINFKIMRILEKNGVSMAFPSTSVYIEDKVKDEMEDKAEK, via the coding sequence TTGGAGTCTATTCTATCTATAAATGCATTTATTCAAAAAATTCAGGGACTTAGTAAGTATTTTTCTTATGATACTTTAAAAATAATAGGTATAGCTTTTATAATATTCTTGTTTTTTATGGTACTTAGAAAGATATTTTCTAAGCATTTGCTAAATTTAATGCTTAAAATATTTAGCAAAAAAAAGGCGGAATTAAATTCTAAGATATTTACAGCTTTTCAAAAGCCTTTAAGCATGTTCTTTTTAATTTTAGGGATTTATTCTTCTGTATATTATTTGCGGGCTAACTTATTAGGAAGCAGATATGCGGTGTCTCCTTTTATGCAAAAGCTTTTTAGCTCATCAATAATTATAATTGTAGCTTGGGGACTTTATAATTTAACATTAGGTTCATCAATATTATTTGATAAAATGGGAGAAAAATTTGATCTTAATTTAGATAAAATATTATTTCCTTTTATGGCCAAAATAGTTAGGTTTTTGATTGTTGCTTTTGCAACTATAATGGTTATAGAAAAATGGGGTTATGATATACAAGGATTTATCGCAGGACTGGGACTTGGAGGTTTAGCCTTTGCACTGGCAGCTAAAGATGCTGCAGCTAATATATTTGGAGGCATAGTGATACTTATGGATAAGCCATTTAATATAGGGGATTGGATATATACTCCTAGTGTAGAAGGTATTGTAGAGGATATATCCTTTAGAAGCACAAGGGTAAGAACTTTTGAACAGGGACTAGTTGTGGTGCCAAATTCTACTTTAGCTAATCAGCCTATAACTAATTGGAATAGAAGGGTAAAAAGAAGAGTTAATTTTAATGTGGGAATTACTTATGATACTCCAGTGGAGAAGATTAAAAAATCTGTAGATGAAATAAGAAAGATGTTAAAAGATAGTACTTGGGTAAATAGAGAGTCTGTGATAGTAAATTTTGATAAATTTGCACCCAGCAGCTTGGATATATTTTTAAATTTTTACATAAATACACCTGAATTATCTAGGTACTTAGAGATAAAAGAGGATATAAACTTTAAAATAATGAGAATATTAGAGAAAAATGGTGTTTCCATGGCTTTCCCTAGTACTAGTGTGTATATAGAGGATAAAGTTAAAGATGAGATGGAAGACAAGGCTGAAAAGTAA